TATAAGATACCTCAAAAAACAGACAAACATGTGATGGTTTTGAGGTTtggtggatatatatatatatattaacaatatttttttttttaaataaaaagagaGAACGAACATAACGACTCTGAAATACcattatttttaatgttattttactTATTTCATGTGAAATTTTGCTCTTCTTTTAGAACTAAGGCTACTACGGTGATGCTTATCATTATTGGTCTCTTATCTCCATTTAGCTTTGGATAGAATTTATTGCCTAATTGGAATTGCATTCCCAAATATCTCGACTCGTAGACAGTACCTTTATAATGCAATAGTATTTTGGGGAATAGGTTTTGATAATGATTCTTTCGTAGGTTTACCTATGAAAACCTTGTTATGATTTTTCCTTATTCTCTAAAAGATAAGGTTTAGTGGACTTTTTGTGATATTGCCTACGACGAACCGCTCACATCATCacgaaatattttaagttgatattTTTTATCGAAGGTGCACACGTATACACACGGATCCAGATAAATGACACGTTCTTTTGTAaaactataataattttattaaggcACATTAATTCTTATTAGTCCACACGCATATCCATCCACGATTGATGTAGGATCCCGAAAGACCACGCTAACAGATGGGTATGTCTGCAGTGTTTTTATCACAGATACAAGCACATTTTCTCACCCCTTAGcgttttactttttcatatgagGTAGACACACACAGTACTCTGAGTTGATCACTTGATAAGCGCTATGTAACACACACTGAACAGTTAACAAATCCCAGACAGTCTCATCCCTTGAATTATTGTCTCAATTTGGTAGAAATATACTTCACATCCTTTGAATTTTTGTCTCAATTTGGTAGAAATATACTTTAAGATCATtacttaaaagaaaaacttgtaaTATACACCGAATATGTAGAGAAAATAGCTTCTCTATTTAGATATTGTTCCCATGAAACTCACATGCAATTAATTCGAGAGGCAACAAACACAATGAATGAGCCTTTTCCATTTAAAGATAGTGCTTCCATGAAGCTCACATGTAATTAATTTGAGGCAACACTTATATAATTGGGTGATATACTCAAACTTCATTATATTATTTCAGAACAAAATAAATTCGAGTGTCAAATAGATGAAgtagaaaatataatatatatatatatatatattttgtgggTAAAGAAGTAGTTTGgatttgggatttttttttttttttttcttttagtagGGGATTGAGAAGGTGAAGATTCTAACATATATTTACTAAGTGCATAATGTgtttttcaccattaaatcaagtcaGGCTATATTTGGATTTGAGAATTTGTTAAAAGTTAGTATAAATAGATAAATTTTGGCGATGGGGGTGTTTAGAGACAATGAGAATGTGAACAAAAGCCATAGCTACATAGCACATCACCTTGTCCAATAGCCAACAACCCAATTCCTCCAAAAAATGAAAGGTGAAAAAAGATCGTGAGGGTCCTAAAAGGGGAGAAATTTAAACCcattgttggaaacttatggcaaATCGAAATGAttcaatggttgaaaaatatggTGAATGAGATCATGTAAAACAAAACAAGGTAATAGTGATGCGTTGAATTTTAAGATTCCACACCTAGCTATTTGATGAACAGATAATTGAAACATATCATATTGTTTGAATGTCCCATTACTCTAAATCATTTGACATTGGTCAACAGTAAAAAGCCACTTTATTGACTTCATTTTCAATTCccaccaaccaattataattagtCCATGCTAATCTGTAAATGTTGTTGTCAAAATTCagtttcaatttaaattaaaatcatattaattaattgatttctgCTATTATTAGGGTTGAATAATCAGAATGTTAATGATATTATTACTAGGTATAATCTTTTTTAATGAATCAATATAACTTTAACATGTTTTGATtaaataacaattttttttataatacatcattaattaaatcattaattagtTTGGAGGTAAAATGTCTGAGATGGaggattttgttttatttttctttttagagAACTTATCCATGCAAGAACATAGCAAACAACGTGTTTGGCACATGGTTttgaaaaagtaaaataaaaatgcTTTTCTTGTCAGTGACTTTACAAAAGCCTTCACTAGCAATTGTTGAGACGTCTTTCACAAACACATTATCGGATATCCAACACAAAAGATTAATTAAAACCAAGCAAATGGAGAAAATAAACCCTTTTCATTTGTTGATTTCCCTGTTTTGTCTTTTCAGATAAAGGCTAGGTGTTTCAACTCTCAACAATTATCACAATTGTTTAGTAACTTCATTGATCAACCCATTTAAAGTTTCAAATTCCACTATCTCTATCCATTttccatttcaaatttaaatcTTAGTTGAtaccaatttttttcttttcttttttttttctttttttttttttttaaggaaaaggCGGTGATTTATCACAGTTTCTTGTATCTGCCCAGTTATACTTCTCAACTCGAAGAAAATTCAAGTTCCCGGTCACAAGTGACAAACAAGGGATTTATGCTAAAAATGGATTCACAATTTCGCAATAACCCAATGAGGATCAGGATAGGCTTATCAGAGAAAAACTGAAGATTGTGCAGGGGCATTCATTTGCATGCTGAAGTGACCATAGCTTCTGGAAATCTAGAAATAATACCCATGGAATCAGCTCTGTGCTTTCTCTTTCACTGCCTCAGCAATCATAGATGATGAAATTGATGTAGTAATAGGGTGGCATTGCAAATTCCTATATTGGATCGGCAGCTCAATGGTAGAGTGTCTCATTCGATAAATAGTCAAACAGTTGAACCTCATCATCGTTCCCCTTCCCTTTAAACATTTCCGAAGTAAAAAAaaagtatattaaaaaaaaaagaaatagataCACATAGAACTTGTAGAGCAGCCGTTCAAATTTTAAATGGTGGGCTCTCTTGCAGGTTTTAAAGAGCCCACGCTCAACTCTTCTGCAGTCCTAACTTTTAAGCTGACTGATTTAGGACTGTAAACTAATCAAAAGCTTCAAACTAGCAAAGTTTAGTTTACTTGCAGTCGTAGGCTCAAAACCTAACAACAATAACATGACTCAACAGGAGGAGGAGAGTAATAACTAGAAAGGATAAGTTCAAATGAAAGGAGGATGCATTGCTGAATGTGTCAGTTCAATTTTTTTGCTGTGCAATGCAAACATGCTGCCATGACAAATATAGCGCAACACTGCCAGTATTAATCAAACCATCCATCTTATTTGAAAAGTTGACAATAATAAGTAATCAAAGGGCTAATACTAAATAGAAACAGCCAACCTAATTTCACTAAGCTAATGAAGAACAATCAACTCAACCAATTAACACAGCTCCAACTCTTTGTTAGAAAAAGAACTAGCTTGACCACATTCTTGAAAGCAAAGAAATGCCCACACACAAAACCTAACCATCACTCCCCTCATGGAAAGATGAAAAAACTACAAATAAAACCACTGTTGCAAAGACAACTATTCATGCCCCTTAATTACACTACCTCCATCTTTGCAACCTCCCTACAAACCAATTACTAGAAAAAGCTATACAAACTAATGGCTTGTATGTGAAGAACAAGAGTGAAGCAATACTGACTATTAGGGGATGGCCCTCCTGGAAGATCTGTGGTCCCAGTGTGTGCCCCACCAACTAGCTTTATATCAAGACTTGCTATCCGACAAAGCAATATCATTTTTATCAGagttaagattgatattggaTTGTGATTTGTCACTTGGTGAATCTTCTTTCTCTTGTTGATTCCCATTCTTCTTGGAATTGAGAAACCGACCCCCCAATCCTCTAGCTCTTCTCAATGCATGTAGATGTCGAGATTCATGCAAGTATGACTGCAAGATTAGTATGAATTGTGAGTCATGAAAGGTCcaacacaaaatgaacttggaatgCAGAAGTCTATTCAACATGCAAAGTAAACAAATTTGAAGTTTTCCAGATTGATTGTAAACTAGCAAAATCATATAACAGATCATTCAGGGTAATTCAAGGAACACACTTAATTATTACTGACATAATAAGAAATTTAACATGGAAAATTTATCAACCTCAAGCTTTGATAAGGTGGATAACGATGTAGCGGAATTCATATGGTAGTGGAACAGCATtacactattcatattactatggTATTTTAGTGTTTTTTGTTTATTGAGATGGTATGCATTATAATGGATTCTGGGTCTAAATCAAGTCTATTTACATTTTCAATGCTAATAAATATCTTAATTAATCTAATAGCCAAATAGATCTTTGTTCAAGTATCAAAAATCTGGAGCCCAAAAAGTTCAAAGTTGTATGAATAGTTAAATTCCTATACTTGTAACGCTTTTGCCTTTTTCCTGGTAATTACGCTTCTTTTGGAGTTGTGATGCAATTGTAACCATGGAAATTGTGAAGCTTTCTTCATAGGAGTGAGTCCTAAAGCCTACTAATATGAGGCTAGCTGTCCACTAACATCAATCGATCAAGTTTTTCCACTTGACATTCCACAGCACCAACATTCAgataatgcttggaaattattccGGTGGCCTAGACAAGCTTAACTTTGAAAAGTTCAAGCAAGAAAGGACAAACATATTCTAATAGAATGAGGATGCACCAGAATTAATAAGAGATAAAGCAGAGATAGACAAGCCCCTTACCAATCCGCTAAACCAAACATAACATCAAAAATGAGCAGCAGATATTTGCTCTCGAAAGGTCAAAATGTACCTTCCGAGATTTGATGACCTTGTTTTCTGATTCAGCTTTTGCACGGGATTGTCGACGTCTTAAGATGCCATGATATTGTTTGGCATTGACAAATACAGGTTCCTCAACTGCCTCTGATGGCAAAGGAACTCCAGCTTGCTGAATTCCCATTAACTGAAGATGGACCTGAAGCCAGTagttattaaataattgtaagatAAATGTCTGTAAGAGTTTACCAGTTTCACAAAGAACCAAGGTTCATGCATGTGTCATAAAAAAGAATAAATTACCATTGGTTGTCCACCATAGGGCTGTGGAGGATATGGCTGAGCATCATAGGGAGCAAAAATGCTTCTATAGTATGGATCCGAGTATGGGTAAGCTGCTGCTGCCGCCTTCAATTCCACCAGCCACGCATGGAAGTTAGTATGTGAAAGTGCCCAACTATTATGTGGTAAGAACAAATatagaattaaaatttttaatctagTTGCAGGAGAATTTCACCATCCAAAGGAAGGTAACCTTCAACATGAAGATTATAGAAGCCAATGAAGGATGGCACTGGGTCTCCCCATTAGGTGGGTGAGACGGGATGGGGAATGGCTGCCTGCCCTCACTGCGCCCCATTGCCAAAAGCAAAGGGACAGATCAAAACACTGCTGACTGCCCTCAAAATCAAGCGTGTAGTCCATGTGTCAAGTGAGCTATTATGTTcatgctggtttgttacatccatgtACTTGTTTATTATTAGCAAAACAACAGGGAAATGTAACTCAGAAGGCACAAAACATCTATAAGACCAAAGACCATTAAATTATTTTCACCATAGTCATATATGAAAGTCTAAAGCTCCCCTTAAAACAAAGACTTCAGTTTGGCAAGCAATACGTAATAACATTAATAGTAATAAGCTACAAGAGTGGAGACCTGATGAGGCATTCCCATGTTTTTATAGTGGAGAGATCATGCATATCCATTCTTGTATTGTTATGTTTCATTAAGTATCTGAAGAAAAAACTTTCGCCATTTCTAGTGAAAAGTGGGTTTGCCCACTTTAAGAATTATAGTTGTTTCATTTGAAGGGTTACAAGACGAAGGAGGGAAAGGATTGTCTGGATAGCGTGAAATTTGGGTGTTTTGAAGAGTTTGTTTGGAGCATAATGCAAGAGTTTTCAGGAACATCTTTGCTATGCTATTACTTAGAGTTGAAAAAGGCATCCATGTTGTCTATCTGGTGTTCAGCATTTAGTTTTTTTAATAGGGATCTCTCCAGTAGATAATTAGATATATTGCAAGGTTGGAAAGTCCCTTTGTTTTGATAATAAACTTATGTTTTCGCTCTTAGCTTTTTCTTAGGAGGAAGTCTTTCCTCCTTGTACTCTATTTCCTCTCTAGCACTATTTATACAAACAttattttatcaaaaaaatatttGAGCATAATCAAATTTGGAACTTTCTGGAACAACTGATAAAGTTTATTTCTTTATTCTCCAGAATTTTAATCTCTTGTACTAAGATCCATAAACCATATAATTCTTCCCTTAACGATCCTCTGAACAAACATCTTTGTAGAGGTTGTTGTATGCTGAAAGATGGTATTTCATTTGACTTGAATCCCACAGAAAAAGAGATGAGCCTAAAAAATTACCAAGCTTATTTATCTAATTTCTGGTTTTCTTCCTACAAATGGACATAGAAGTTGCACCAAAGCTCCAGAAATACACTAACATCCAAACAACTTTATTCGAGCAACTAGTGGTCCGACATCTTTTTGAAGATGTAGCTCTAAACCAGGTAGAAATCAGAATGAAAGGAAAATTATTTATATAGTAAATCTCAAATAGTTTGAATTTAATGTACAGTTGAGTTTGGTTGAGTGAATTTGTTatgaaaagtcaatcactatattatttctttgtatattctgtattcctatttaggatttcttatttaggatttcttcctaattagtagaacacaattataggaatcaattgtatatatatacccatgtacagattaattgaaattaaggagaatcatctctttctacatggtatcagagcaggtcatctatctagggtgactatttgttctcaccacccagctcaggagagaccttggccgccgaccggccgtttcgactccgatcaacatcgccggcgtcgcctcaaccccctcattccaccactgtgtgctgttgcctgatccagtataccattaaaggacttctgaggtttggctctcagatcctattttggtatttgcttgatttgtgattttgggttattttgctgctgtaagcactttggattagcgtttcggttagttttctttgtctcaacaaatggcagacaataagaatgttatttctgatgtgattccggtgatgactaagatcacggaacacaaacttaatggttcgaattacctggagtggagtaagactgttagggtctatttgcgtagcattgataaggatgatcaccttactaaagatccacctacggatgatacataacaaacttggctaagggaggatgctcggttgtttttgcagcttcgaaaCTCAATTCACAgcgaggtaattagtttaattaatcactgtaaatttgttaaggaaatgatgaattacttagattttctgtattctgataaagggaatatctcccgtatttatgatgtttgtaaggcattctactatgctgagaaagagaataagtctctcacggcttattttatggattttaaacgggtatataaggaacttaatgtattgttgccttttaatcCTGATGTTAAAGTTCAGcaagcccaacgggagcaactggctgttatgagttttcttgcaggccttccttcagagtatgagattgctaaatctcagattctctccagttctgagattttctctttgcatgaaacgttcacacgggtccttcgtacagagagtacccaatcttcacagcctgccagtagtgctcttattagccgtaatccaaatggacaacaaggtaatagaagaggaagttgaggaggaattacaggcaacagaagtaatcaacgtaatggagaggctagtcctaatcaggactcaagaggagtcatttattattattgccatgagcctggccatacaaaatataattatctGCAACTTTAGATGAAAAATCAACGATCACAGAtgacaaatatggcagcagaggattctacagtatcttcctttgagaaaactattttggtatctgcagaggattttgcacagttttctcagtatcaggcatctctaaagccgaccagttcccctgtcactacgatcgctgagtcaggtaaatccactacatgccttgtgtcttcctcatccaaatgggttattgattctggtgcgacagatcacatgacaagtaattctagtcttctatctgcttttcagtttaatctcacttcctctactgttactttagctgatggttctacttcttgtgtcatgggttctgaaactgcgaatccgacttcgtcaatttctttgtcatctattttgtgtctaccaaaattctcttttaatctactttctgttagtaaacttgctcgtaccttaaattgctctgtttccttttttcctgaccagtgtttgtttcaggatcttacgacgaagcagattattggtagaggacgtgagttaggtggtctctacattctgaaaaatcatgtaccgcggtcgcttgtttgctccagtaccttaacacctcttgaagctcattgtagattgggtcatcctactttgtctaccatgaaaaagctatgtcctcagtttcagtctttatcagtactagaatgtgaatcgtgtcagtttgcaaaacatcatcgtttgccttctgtgtctagagtcaataaacgggcttcatccccttttgagttagttcattctgatgtttggggttcttgttctgttacttctaaaactgaatttcgttattttgttacttttgttgatgattattctcgtgttacctggttatatttaatgaagaatcgttctaattgttttctatcttttgtgccttgtgtaatgaaatcaaaactcaatttaatatttaagtgcgtatattaagaagtgacaatgccaaagaatacttttcagcacaatttcagtcttatatgacacaaaatggcattcttcatcaatcTTCCTgtatggataccccatcccaaaatggcgtggccgaaagaaaaaatcggcatcttcttcaggtaactcgtgctcttctttttcaaatgaaaattcctaaacacttttgggcggatgcagtttctacagcatgtttttttatcaatcgtatatCGTCTTCTGtctttaatggggatattccttatattgctttgtttcctacaaaatctttgttccctgttgaaccccgtattttttgttgtacctgttttgtgcgtgatgttcgtccacaggttactaaattggatccaaagtctctcaaatgtgtcttccttgagtACTCTCGGCTGCAAAAAGGGTATCGCTGTTTCTCTCCtattcttaatcgttatcttgtttttgcagatgtcacatttttttagtCCACTTCATTTTTTCTTCAATCATCTGTgaatgagagtcagggggaggaggatgatctcttaatatatactgtccaaccaacaTCTAGTCCTCTccaacagcctgttccttctgtctctagacctactcgacctcccgttgttcatgtttattccaggagattggagattcctgactcagatcctccaccagctacttcgttaggagatcctgtacctcatactgattatgattctgatctagacttacccattactCTTCGTAAAGATAaatgttcatgtacttaccctatctcttcttttgtttcttataatcaattgtcttcttgttctcgatgttttgttacttctttaaactctgttcctatccctaatactgttggtgaggcactgtctcatcctggctggtgtgctgctatgaaagaggaaatgaaggctttagatactaatggtacatgagaactgttgcctttgcccactggtaagaaagctattagttgcaaatgggtatttacagtaaaggtaaatcccgatggttctgtggctaggttaaaagcacgcctcgtagcaaaaggatatgctcagacatatggggttgattactctgacactttttctcctgtagctaaacttacttttgttcgcttgtttatctctttagcagctacatatgattggcccctgcaccaattgaatatcaagaatgctttccttcatggtgatcttcaagaggaagtgtatatggagcaaccacctgggtttgttgctcagggggagttgggtaacgtttgtaggcttcggaaatctctttatggcttgaaacaaagtcctagggcctggttttggagattcagtgaagcagtacaggaatttggtatgcaaaagagcaagtgtgatcactcagtattttataggcaatctgaggctggtctaattctcctggtagtctatgtgaaTGACATTATCATCACTGAAAGTGACTCTGcaagtatttcatctcttaaaaccttcctccaaacccagtttcgaaccaaagacttgggattgttaaagtatttcttgggtattgaagttatgagaagtaagaagggtattttcttgtctcaaagaaaatatgtcctcgatttattgacagagacaggaaaattaggtgctaagccttgtagtgcacaaaTAGCTCCAAATTtataactgttagcaggggatagtgagttgtttgaagatccagagagatacaggagattggtaggaaaattgaactaccttacagttactcgtcctgacattgcttatgccgttagtgtggtaagtcagtttatgtattccccaactgttgcctattgagaagccttgggacaaatcttgtgttatctgaagagcGCTCCaaaaagaggtttgttatatggtaatcatggcatttgaatgttgaatattTTTCAGATgctgactgggctggatctaaaattgataggaggtcaactactggatattgcgtttttgttggaggaaatttagtgtcttggagaagcaagaagcagagtgtagtttctcgatctagtgctaaatccgaatacagagccatggcacaatcagtatgtgaggtaatgtggatacttcaattactagatgagacaggttttaagacctctctgcctgcgaaattgtggtgtgataatcaagctgctctccatattgcttctaatccagtgtttcatgagtagaccaaacatattgagattgattgtcactttgttcgtgaaaagattcaacaacagat
Above is a genomic segment from Hevea brasiliensis isolate MT/VB/25A 57/8 chromosome 17, ASM3005281v1, whole genome shotgun sequence containing:
- the LOC110638735 gene encoding LOW QUALITY PROTEIN: nuclear transcription factor Y subunit A-7 (The sequence of the model RefSeq protein was modified relative to this genomic sequence to represent the inferred CDS: deleted 2 bases in 1 codon); its protein translation is MTHSYLKRAHPWVEQGRSDTGDSVCIIAMTSSMHDLSDNSETNEQQKHSESQILSSSPAAALVHPGMSNTNIQYATSLQLGSGHAMAAAAAYPYSDPYYRSIFAPYDAQPYPPQPYGGQPMVHLQLMGIQQAGVPLPSEAVEEPVFVNAKQYHGILRRRQSRAKAESENKVIKSRKSYLHESRHLHALRRARGLGGRFLNSKKNGNQQEKEDSPSDKSQSNINLNSDKNDIALSDSKS